The Dehalobacter sp. DCM sequence TGGATTTTGCCCAGGGAACGATAGCCCCTTCATTGATCGAAAGACTTCGATCAGGAATGATTAAATCAATATCTGTTTCGAGATTGGCCCCAAGCCCGGTACATACCGGGCAAGCCCCAAAGGGGCTGTTGAAAGAAAACAGCCGCGGTGAGATTTCCTCGATTGCAATACCGCAATCAGGGCAAGCAAAATTTTCACTAAACAGGATTTCTTCCTGTCCTATGATGTCAACAATGACGGTCCCTTCGGCGAGTTTCAAGGCTGTCTCTAATGAGTCGGCAAGACGCGCCGCGCTTTCCGGCTTCACGGCAATACGGTCAACAACGACATCCAGTGTGTGTTTTTTATTCTTATCCAAGACAATTTCCTCGTTAAGATCGCGAACTTCGCCATCCACCCGTACACGAACATAGCCACTTTTCCGAACGTGTTCCAATGTGCGCTGGTGCTCTCCTTTTTTCCCTCGGATAATCGGCGCCAGCACTTGCAGACGTGTCTTTTCAGGGTAGATCATGATCTGATCTACCATCTGCTGAATTGTCTGCTGTGTGATCTTTTTGCCGCACTGCGGACAATGCGGATGACCGATACGGGCATACAACAGACGGAGATAATCGTAAATCTCCGTAATCGTACCGACAGTCGAACGCGGGTTACGGCTCGTTGTTTTCTGATCAATGGATATGGCGGGGGAAAGTCCTTCAATATAATCCACATCCGGTTTGTCCATCTGTCCTAAAAACTGTCTGGCATAAGCGGAGAGTGATTCAACGTAGCGCCGCTGTCCTTCTGCATAAATTGTATCAAAAGCCAGCGACGACTTCCCCGATCCGGACAGCCCGGTAATGACAACCAGCTTGTCCCTGGGGATGTCAACATTAATGTTTTTCAAATTATGGACACGAGCCCCCCGCACCTTGATGTAGTCCTGGGTCATAGTCCCTCCATGAATACGCGTAATTTATTACTATGTGTTCCTTCTAATTATACAATATAACGCCAGAAAAAGGAACACATGTTCGTCTGTCGGTGCTACTTTCTACGGAGTCGATTTTTTTCTTTCTTCTCTTCTCTTCGCTTCGCTTTGCTTTGCTTTGCTTCTATTCCACTTCTTCACGTATTAGTTGGCCAATTTTCCCTAATGTAAAAACGGATTACCGTCGTCTCTTCTTGGATCGGTAAGCTTTTTCCGCAGGATAATTTTTATTTTTACCTCCGGCACTCTTGCTGCCGGAAGATTCGCCCTTAAGCTCGATAATGGCGTCTCTCAAGTCGGCCGCCCGCTCGAAGTCTAACTCCTTCGCCGCCTTAAGCATTTCTGCTTCCAGAACCTTGATCAGTTTTTCCTTTTCTTCCGGCGATATTTTACTCCCTTGCTCCCCATATGCCGTCATTTTCTCTGCTACCTTTGTCGCTTCCGGCACCTCATAAATCTGCTTACGAATGGTTTGCGGAATAATTCCGTGCGCCGTATTAAAGTCCGTCTGAATCTGCCTGCGGCGGTTGGTTTCGCTGATAGCCGCTTGCATTGAATCCGTCATATGGTCTGCATACATGATGACTTTTCCGTTTACATTGCGGGCAGCCCGGCCGACTGTCTGAATTAAAGAACGTTCCGAACGCAAAAAACCTTCTTTATCGGCATCCAGGATCGCTACCAGGGATACCTCCGGTAAGTCAAGCCCCTCTCTTAATAAGTTGATCCCTACAATGACATCGATTTCTCCTAACCGTAATTCACGCAGGATTTCAAGTCTTTCTAATGTCGTAATATCGGAGTGGAGATAGCGGACCTTAATATTCAGTTGTTTCAAATAATCGGTAAGGTCCTCGGACATTCTCTTCGTCAGTGTTGTGATCAGGATTCTTTCATTATTGGCGATGCGCAGCCGGAGTTCACCGATTAAATCATCGATCTGTCCTTTAGTCGGTCTGACGCTGATCTCAGGATCAATAAGTCCTGTTGGCCGAATGATTTGCTCCACAGCTTCCCGGCAATGTTCTTTTTCATAGGGACCTGGTGTCGCACTGACATAAACTTTCTGCGGTGTGAGCAATTCAAATTCGTTAAAGCGCAGCGGACGGTTATCCAATGCGGACGGCAGCCGAAAACCATGCTCCACAAGCGTGCTCTTCCGCGACCGGTCTCCTTCATACATCCCTCTGACCTGCGGGAGAGTCTGATGTGACTCGTCAATGAACATAAGAAAATCCTTGGGGAAAAAATGCAGCAGGGTATAAGGGGTCTCGCCAGGTTCTCTGAAAGTCAAATGACGGGAATAATTTTCTATCCCGTTGCAAAATCCCATTTCGCGAAGCATTTCGACATCGTAGCGTGTGCGCTGTTCGATACGCTGTGCTTCCAAAAATTTTTCTCTGGCTCGGAACCAGGTTAGCTGCTGTTCCAGCTCCTGTTCTATATTCGCTGTTGCGACAAGCAACTTCTCTTTCTCGGTGACATAGTGCGAATTCGGGAAGATCGCGATGTGCTTTCGTTCTCCCAAAATCTCACCCGTAAGAATATTTACCTCGTAAATGTGTTCAATCTCATCACCAAACATTTCGATCCGAACCGCCTTTTCATCCGAAGCGGCAGGACAGATCTCGACGATATCCCCTTTGACACGGAACGTTCCGCGGGAAAAAGACATATCATTGCGGTCATATTGAATTTCCACCAATTTGCGAAGCATTTGGTTCCGTTCAATTTCCTGACCCTGCCTGAGAGAGAGTACCATATTTCGGTATTCATCCGGCGAACCCATACCGTAAATGCAAGAAACGCTGGCTACGACGATGACATCACGCCGTTCAAACAATGCGGCTGTTGCAGAGTGGCGTAGTTTTTCGATCTCTTCATTGATGGAGGCGTCTTTTTCTATATAAAGGTCATTCGACGGAACATACGCTTCCGGCTGATAATAATCGTAATAACTGACAAAATACTCCACTGCATTTTCCGGGAAAAACTCTTTAAACTCACAATAGAGCTGGCCGGCTAAAGTCTTATTATGGGCCAGAATCAAGGTGGGTTTCTGGACACGTTCGATAATACTGGCCATGGTAAATGTTTTACCGGACCCCGTCACCCCGAGGAGTGTCTGATGGTTTTTTCCGTCTAAAACCCCCTCTGTCAGCTTGTCCACTGCTTGCGGTTGATCACCGGCAAGTGCGTAGGGAGCATGCAGTCGAAATTCCATACTTTTTGACCTCCATTTGTAAAGAGTATCTTTATTATAAGATACACCCTACGTCAAGTCCAGCAGCCCCTATCTATTGAAAATTTTACCGTTATTTCCCGATGTGTATAGGAATTAACTGCCTATCTAAGAACGAAAACCTATGGGAACATGTTAAATGTACCCTTAGCGATGCCATCGTTATCCAACCGACAGTTAATTTTGAAGATCGCTTAAAATGCTGCTAATGAGCTCTCCTCGGAAATTATCCAGTCCCCGGAAATTCAACGTATCATTAATGACGTTTTTAAGCTTGAATCGGGCAATTTTACTGTTCTCCATAATCTCCACCAAGGTTGGGCTGTGTTTCAGCTGAAAGCCTTGCTCCTCGATCCGGCATGGATTACCCTTCCAGACTGCCAGATTCTTCTCTGGAAATACCAAGCCAATAACGGTATACGGTTTTAAGGGATGTACGATGATATCCATTCTCTGTCCCAGAGATTTAACTTCTTCCAGCAAGATACTCATGACATCAGAGGATTCTTCGCTATCGAGACAAATGCGGTCAAAATCCTTAATATAGCGCGGCACAAGATTAAACCAGGAGTCCAATTGAAGACCATGTAAAAAGAATAGCGACAAATTGCTGCTTTTAACCTTTGATAAAATTATGGCAATCTCATCAAAGCACCCACTGTCTTCTAAATTCTTATTACTTTGGTTCATCTCGGATCCGGTTAGAATAGGCGCCATGGATTCGCGTTCAATGGCATTATCTTGTTTGCCCAAATAATCCTCCCTGAGTTGGTGAATAATCTGTTGTTCTATATCGGCCAACTGGTGTTCCAATACCGTGATTTGGTCACGGTATTCTTCAAGTTTGCTCTTGCGGCAAAAAGAAGTAAAATCTATTTCCCTCACATACCCTCCGCTGAACTCGAAGCCCCATTTAAATTCATTTTTATCGAGGAGAGCGATTCGATAACTCGGTAAAAATATTCCGGCAACAGAATCAGGCTCTCTAATTGACCGGATATAATCAACCTCATATCCCCTATCGATCAGCTGAATTCCAATTAATTTCATCATTGTCGACTTTCCTGTCCCCGGCCCGCCGGTCAGCAAGTATGTATAACGGATATCTTTCAGCAATTCCGACAACAATGACACATAACCATAGGGAGTAAAAGCCTCAATAAAGTAATGCCTGACGCCTGCTGCGTTTCCCACCACGATTCCTCCTATTCGAGATATACTGTGTGATATTTTATGCGGAACAAAGCATCAGCGTTCGTATCTCTGCATGATATTAAGTAAAACTTGGCTGGCGTCAAGTCCTTAGACGAAGGCGGCAGCCATAGCTGCACTTATGTAATTCAGAACGTGAATTAAGCTTTCTGGAACAGAAAGTCACTTATACTTTCTGATATACTAAGTAAAACTTGGCTGGCGTCAAGTCCTTAGACGAAGAAGACGCAGCCATAGCTATACTTATGAAGTTCAAAACGCGAACCAAACTACTTGGACATAAAAAAACCTCCCCCTTATGATAAACAGTTTAATTATTTTAACTGCTGTCATAGGGGGAGTATACCACTAGCTGTTACACCCCTCGTTTACATTGAATTATCCATATTATTTACTGAATCATCTGCCCCAATGCCTCAATCCCCTTCGTGAGCTGACTGTCAAAGTCCGCCTCGTTTGGCAAGATCGTTGCTTTCTCATCTTCCTTAAGCTCCACCTTGACATCCGGTTCGACGCCAATTTTATTGATGTCGTTTTTCAATGGTGTAAGGTATTTGTCGGTTGTTAGCTTGACACTGGTATTGCCGTCCAGTTCGAATACCGTCTGCACAACGCCTTTGCCATACGTCTTCGTTCCAACCAAGATTCCGGCGCCGTAGTCTTTAACTGCACCGGAAACGATTTCCGATGCTGACGCCGAATACTCATTAATGAGGAGAACGATGGGTTTATTGATATAGTCGGCGGTTGCCCTCCGCGTATCAATGTTTCCTTTATTATCCACGATATGAACGATAGGTCCGTCATTAGCCGGTACCAAAAGACTGGCGACTTTTATCGCCGCATTGACTTCCCCGCCCGGATTGTAACGCAGATCAATAATCACACCGTTATATTTATCGATATCCATTTCTTTAAGTACGTTTTCCAACTCATCGCCGGTCTGCATACTGAAGCTGGAAATATCGATCAGCGCAATATCCGGATGTCCGGGAAGTGCCTGCCCTTCAACCGTCGGAACATTGATATTGTCCCGGATCATTGAGACGACAAACTCTTTACTCGTCCCAGGCCGATAGATCGTCACAGATACCTTGGTTCCGGGCTCGCCGCGTAATATCGCGACAGCGGTGTCCGAGCTGATTTCGGAAACATCTGTATCATCGATTTTGAGAATAATATCCCCGGCCTGAAGCCCCGCCCGTTCTGCGGGTGATCCCTTGATGGGCCGCATGACAACCAATTTGGTTGGATCCGCCGTACTTAAGTGGACGCCAATACCACCAAATGTTCCCTGAATCGAATTCATCAGTTTTTCGTTCTCTTCCGCATCCTGATACGATGAATATTTATCCAGAGAACTGACCATTCCCTTAATGGCTCCCTCGACAAGATCGGCACCTTCAGTTTCATTTAAGTAATATTTATCAATAAGATGAACGACTCGCGTGAGTCTTCCCATATTATCATAATTAACAAAAATAATTCCGCTGATGATTACCGCCAGTGCCGCACATAAGATCAGGCCGACTGCAGCGGCCTGTATAAATGCTTTTTTCCAGTTGACACGGTTAGACAATGATCCAACACTTCCCTTAAGCTTATTTATCCTTATTATATGCGGACAAGTTTCTCGTTATTGCCCTTTTGCCATAACCGCAAAAATAAATATTAGAAAAAGGCCATGGGATTCGTTGGAACACCGTTTTTCCGAACTTCAAAATGCAAGTGCGGACCTGTACTCCACCCTGTGGAACCAACATAACCAATCACCTGGCCTGCTGAAACAGTGGCGCCTGCGGCGACTGCCCGACTGGACATATGTCCATAAAGCGTTGACATATTATTGCCATGGTCAATGATCACGGCATTGCCATATGCACCGTACCATCCAGAGAAAATGACTGTGCCTGCACCGGCTGCCATTATTTTGGAGCCATAGGAAGCCCCGATATCAACCCCGGTATGCAGTTTGTATTGCCCTGTTACCGGATGAACCCTGTAACCATAATTACTGGTTATATATCGGGTGTATGATGGCCACGTATTAATGGTACCGGTTACTTTCCCTTTGTTGTTTTTTTGAAGCTCACGGATCTTTGCTTCCAGTGCTTTCGAATCGGCTTCCAGTTTTTCAATTTGTTCGAGTATTTCTGCTTGATCTTTTTTGTTTTCAGCTAAAGCGATCTGTTTTTGCGCTTTCGTGCTATCCAGGTATTGTTTGGCTGCTGCCGCTTGCTGCTTTAAGTTCTCCGCTTCATTCATTTTATTAACAAGCTGCACTTTTTTCTGATCCAGATCGTGTTTCTGAACACGGATATCCGTCAAGATATCCTGATCGTTTTCCACCAAACAACTTAAATATTCTACCCGGGTGATAAAATCAGAGAGATCCGTTGACTGAAAGAGTACCTCGAGATAATTGACCTGACCCGCTTCGTATATCGACCGAACGCGATTGCGCAACGTTTCCTGGCGATCAGTCAATTCGGCTTCTTTCGCTTCCACTTCACCTTGGATATAGGCGACTTCTTCCTGAGCATTGGCAAACGCATGTTCTTTTTTGGATAAATCGGTTTCAGCCACAGTGATCTTTTGGGTGAGATCCTTGATTTGGGTTTGCATTTGCTGTGCTTTATTCGTTAGATTTTTAAGATTGCTCTCAGCTTTATTTTGTTTCTGTAATATCTCCTGCTGCTGTTTAAGCGCGTCATCTAAATCATCTGCACTGACCGGAAAACTAAATGTGACTAATAAGACAGCCAGTATAAATAGCACAACGACTTTCGATTTTTTCGCCATTCTCTTTTATTACCTCCCGAATAAAACTCTAAAATTGAAAATATCTTATTCTTTTTTATATATCGTCATTTGACGTCAGTAAATGAAGAAACCTGACTGGTTCACCCTTCAGAAGCTTAAATGTTCAAGAACTTTCTTACTGAAAAAGCACTAGCCAGAAATCCCATGGCGATTCCGCCAAAGAACATGATCAAAAGAACAGTGAGAATAAACTGTTGACTGCTGACGACGGGGAGAAATGTCAATGACGTAATGATATAGTTCAAAAGACCGGTATACGTAACACCAACAAGCGTAATGGCCAGCATGGCCCCGATCATGCCAATCAATATACCTTCAATTAAGAACGGCCAGCGCACAAACGATTTGCTTGCCCCCACAAGACGCATGATTTGGATCTCTTTCTCTCTTGAATTCACGTTTGTCTTGATATTCAGGACGATTAGCAGAAAAGATGCGCAGGCAAATGCCACGACCACACCAATCCCAATCCAACGCAGCCACTGAGTAAATTTGACTAGTTTTTCAACGAACCCCTGTCCATAACGGACTTTATCAATACCATCGAATCCGTTGACCTCTGCTGCAACCGCTTCGACCAAGCCAGCTTCGGTGGTCGTGATCGTTATCTTATTCGGAAAGGGATTGACCCCACCCAAATCTTCCAACAATGAGTCCGAATCCATGGTCTCTTGGAACTCAAGGATTGCCTGATCCTTAGTGGTCAGCGTAACGGTAGCTATACCTTCAATACTTTCTATTTGGCTTTTCAGATCAGCAATCTGTGTGTCTGTCAAATCATCTTTAAGAAAAACGGCAATTTCTACCTGGGACTCAAAGGTATCTGCGATATTCTCGGTATTCACTAAAAAGAAAATGGAATATCCAAGAATCGTTAACGAAATCATGACGGTTAAAATAGACGCTGCACTTAGCCAAAAATTTCTCTTAAGTGACAAGAGGGACTGCGTGATCACATAACCAAAAGAGTTAAAAGTCAATTCGATATGCCCCCTCTTTACTGTCCGATGTTATTCTGCCTTCTTCGATGCGCACAACTCGTTTTTTCATTTTGTCGGTAATGTAGCGGGCATGCGTCGCCATGACAATGGTTGTCCCCATTGCGTTGACATGGTCCAGTAACTCCATAATGTTCCAGGATGTTTCCACATCAAGATTACCCGTCGGTTCATCCGCGACAAGCAGTTCCGGACGATTGACCAGCGCTCTGGCAATACAGACCCGCTGTTGTTCCCCGCCGGATAACTCAGACGGAAATGAATTCTTTTTCTTGGAAAGTCCAACCAGATCAAGGATCCGATTGCTGTTCTCTCTGGTCTCTTTCTGACTCTTGCCAATAACTTGTTGTGCAAAAGCAACGTTCTCATAGACTGTTTTCGTCGGCAGTAACTTAAAGTCCTGGAAAATAACGCCTATTTTCCTTCTGACTAATGGAACCTGATGCGCATTAATTCTGACAAGATTTGTATTGTCTATCAAAACCTGTCCTCTGGTGGCTATCTCTTCACGGTATAACAATTTGATCAAAGTCGATTTGCCTGCGCCGCTGGCGCCAACCAGAAAAACAAATTCCCCTTTAGCAATGTCCAGATTAACATTCATTAATGCACGCGCCCCACTGGGATAAATTTTGGATACATTTTTCAGTTTGATCATTATTTTTCTCCTCGACTAGTACCTTGTTAACTCTAAAATGATAATATAATAGCTTGCAGATTTTTGTAAGACAAGGCGGATGATTGAGGCATACCGAGCGTATGTCGATTGACGTCCACGGATGGACTAATGCCGCGGACACCATGGAGGGTGTAGGAGCGGCAAGGCCACGGATGGACTAATGCCGCGGACACCATGGAGGGTGTAGGAGCGGTGAAGACAACGCAGTATTACTAAAAATCTGCCGCCAGAATATATAAGCTTTAGGGTTAATATGGTACTAACCTACTGTTGCGGTGCCAATATCTTTTATAACGTATTACTCTTCGACATGATACTCCGATTTCCTGTTAAAAAAGGCTAGAAATATTAAACAAATTTACCTTATGATAACCATGCCAATAAATTAAAACTGCATCATACATCGGGTACAGAATTTTAAGTATACCCGAAAGCATGATGCAGTTTGATTCTGACATAAACATTCTTTGTGGATTGAATTATGACCGACTTTATTTTCGTTGCATTACGTCCTTGACAGCGGCTATGATATCTTGGGCTTTCAAGTGATACTTCGCCAGAAGTTCATCCGGACGGCCAGATTCTCCAAAGAGGTCCTGTACACCAACACGACGCATAGGCACCGGATAAGTCTCACCGAGCACTTCCGCCACGGCACTTCCAAGACCGCCGATAATATTATGTTCTTCCGCCGTAACAACCGCCCCGGTGTTTTTCGCCACTTGAACGATCGTATCCTGATCGATCGGCTTGACGCACGCACAGTTTACAACCGTGATTTCAATACCATCCGCACTCAGTTCGTTAGCCGCTTTCAAGGCTTCCACAACCATAAGGCCGTTAGCAATCACCGCTGCATCTGTTCCTTCTCTGATCACGTTGGCTTTGCCTATTTCAAATTGATACTCCGAATCAAAAAGCACCGGCAATGCCAGTCTTCCCAGCCGGATATAGACCGGTCCACGAAACGCTGCCGCCGCTTTGATAACTTGGCTGGTTTCTTCGGCATCCGCAGGCACCAGCACCGTCATATTTGGTACGGAGCGCATGATGGCCACATCTTCAATCGCCTGATGCGACGCCCCGTCTTCTCCGACACTGATACCGGCATGTGTTGCGGCAATTTTTACATTCAACTTGGGATAAGCGATGGAGTTACGAATAATTTCAAATGCCCGTCCTGTCGCAAAGATGGCAAACGTGCTGGCGAAAGGAATCTTTCCCGCTGCTGCCAGACCTGCTGAAAAACCAAGCAGGTTTTGTTCTGCGACACCCATATTGATGAAGCGTTCCGGGAAAACCTTGGCAAAATCAGCCGTCTTCGTTGATTTGGACAAATCCGCATCGAGGACAACAATATCTTTATTGTCTGCACCGAGTTGAGCCAGTGTTTTTCCATAAGCGTCACGTGTTGCGATACTCTGTGTCGTATTAAGATCAAAGACTCCCATTACTTCCCACCTCCCAGTTCGGTCAGGGCTGTTTCCGCTTGTTCCGGATTCGGCGCATTTCCGTGCCATCCTGCTTCATTTTCCATGAAGGAAACCCCTTTGCCCTTTACGGTTTTGGCAATGATCATGGTGGGCTTTCCTTGAAGACCTTTCGCTGTTTCAATCGCGCTATAGATTTCTTCAGAAGCATGCCCATCAATTTCGAGAACATTCCAGCCGAATGCGCGCCATTTTTCATCCAACGGCGCGGAGTTCATGACGTTTTCGGTCTTCCCGTCGATTTGAAGACCATTGCAGTCAAGAAATGCCGTGAGATTATCCAGTTGGTAATGGGCGGCCGCCATGGCGGCTTCCCAAACTAGGCCTTCCGCCATCTCGCCGTCTCCCAGCAGACAATAGACACGGTAATCCTTCTGATCCAGCTTTCCGGCCAGCGCCATGCCACATGCAGCGGATATCCCCTGTCCCAGAGACCCGGTCGACATATCGACGCCCGGTACCTTCTTCATATCAGGGTGACCCTGCAGAAAATGACCGGTCTTCCTCAAGCTTGAGAGTTCCTCTCTGGGAAAATAACCTTTCGCGGCCAGTGCCGCATAGAGCACCGGTGCAGCGTGGCCTTTGCTTAAGATAAAACGATCTCTTTCAGGCCAATCCGGACGAGACGGATCAACATTCATCACCTTGAAATACAAAACTGCCAATATATCCGCTGCCGAGAGGCTGCCACCGGGATGACCGGATTTTGCCTTCAACAGCATGGAAATGATATCCTTGCGAATACCGCAGGCTATTTCTCTAAGCTCAGACATAGAATAAAATTCCTCCTTATTCTAATAGCGTGTTCATCGTTAATATGGCTTAATTAGTATGCAATCTCTCACTTTGCCATTATTGATTCTGACTAATATTTTGCTGCAGAAACGCCGATACAAAATCGTCGATTTCGCCATCCATGACCGAATTGACATTACCTGTCTCATAATTAGTCCGGTGGTCCTTGACCATACTGTAGGGATGAAATACATAGGAACGGATTTGACTTCCCCAAGCGATATCATTGAGTTCGCCGCGGACCTCCGAAATCTCTTCCTCCTGTTGTTTCCGTTTCAGTTCAAGCAATTTTGCCTGAAGGACGCGCATACAATACGCTCTGTTTTGAATCTGCGAGCGTTCGCTTTGGCATTGGACGATTATCCCCGTCGGAATATGAGTGATTCTTACCGCCGAATCTGTCTTGTTGACATGCTGTCCGCCGGCACCGCCGGAGCGATACGTATCTACTTTCAAATCTTCCGAATCGATGGTTATTTCGGTATCCTCCGTCACTTCCGGGATCACATCCACCGAAGCAAACGACGTATGCCTCCTGCCGGAGGCATCAAAAGGGGAGATACGCACTAAACGGTGTACCCCTTTTTCACTCTTGGCATAGCCATAAGCATTTTCCCCTGCCAAGGAAAATGTGGCGCTTTTAATACCGGCCTCATCGCCAGGCAGAAGGTCGAGTGTTTCCACTTTAAATCCACGGCGCTCACCCCAGCGCACATACATTCTATAGAGCATCTGCACCCAGTCCTGGGCTTCCGTTCCACCTGCACCGGCATGCAGTGTGATGATGGCGTTATTCTGATCATAGGGTCCGCTGAGCAAAATCTCCAATTCTAAATTGGAAAATCGGGTCTGCAGGCCTTTGACCGATTTCTCTATATCCTCTTCCAACGACGTATCGTCTTCCTCGACTGCTAATTCCCACAGGGTAGACGTATCCTCCAACTCTGTTTGGAGCTGTTCATATAAAGCCACTTTATCTTTTTCCCGGGCCAGTTCCTGCATTATTTTTTGCGCAGACACAGGATCATCCCAGAACCCCGGCTTATTAAGCTCCTCTTCCAGTCTTCCTATTTTCACATGACGGCCAGCAACGTCAAAGGGAAACCCTCAAATCTGCGAGGCGCAATTTTAGGTTTTCAATTTCTTTTTTCCAGTCGGCGAGCACACAAATCACTTCCTAGATTCATAATTTATTATCTTTATTATTAAAGTAAAATCCGCAGAGTTTGTCAAGGTCAACGCCTGTCCGCCGGCATCATGCATTGATGCCGCAGCATTTTTTATATTTCTTCCCGCTGCCGCATGGGCATGGATCATTGCGTCCGATTTGTTCCCCTGCTTTCCGGGGCGTCTTTGCCTTTTCTTTCTCTTCCTCCTCGTAGCGATTTTCTGTAACCTTTTGATTCTGTTCGGGGACTTGTGTCGTGATCCGGGGTGTGACCCTCAGGATATACGTTGCCACATCTTCTTGGATAGCCTCAATCATTCCCTGGAACATTTCGAAAGCTTCATTACGATATTCAATCAGAGGATCACGCTGACCGTAAGCCCTTAAACCGATGCCCTCCTTCAGGCTGTCCATAGCAACAAGGTGATCTTTCCAGCGGGTGTCGACGACCTGCAGGACGACGGCTCTTTCAATTTCCCGCATTAATTCAGAACCAAACTGGGCTTCTCGGCTCGCATACAGTTCATGGACGCTGTCCAGAAGCAGCTCTTCAACTTCCTCTCGAGACAGGTTCGTGATCTGCTCGGCAGTAAAATCATGGTCGGGAAGAATAACATTATCAATATATTCGAGAAAACTCACCAGGTCCCATTCCTCGGGATAAGGACTATCCGCGCTGTAGCGGGCCACGGTGTCCACGATGACCTTCTGAATCATCTCCATGACCTGATCCTTCAGATTGCCGCCGGTCAGGACATCACGGCGCTGCGAGTAAATGATTTCACGCTGTTTATTCATGACATCGTCATAGTTTAAAACATGTTTCCGAATGTCAAAGTTCCTGCCTTCAACGCGTTTCTGCGCATTCTCTATACTTTTGCTGACAATCTTAGATTCCACCGGGATACTGTCATCCATACCGAGTTTATCCATCAGCCCGGCAATATTGTCTCCACCAAAGAGACGCATCAGATCATCGTCCAGCGAGATATAAAACTGCGACGATCCCGGGTCTCCCTGACGGCCGGAACGTCCGCGAAGCTGGTTGTCAATCCGTCTGGACTCATGCCTTTCCGTTCCGATGATATGCAGTCCGCCAATTTCTTTGACCCCTTCCCCCAGTACGATATCCGTACCACGTCCGGCCATGTTGGTAGCAATGGTGACCATGCCCGGCTCACCTGCTTTGGCCACGATCTGTGCCTCGATCTCATGGAATTTCGCATTGAGTACCTGGTGAGGAATATTCTTTTTCTTTAGCATATCACTAATTCTTTCGGATCTTTCAATGGAAATAGTA is a genomic window containing:
- a CDS encoding transketolase family protein, whose protein sequence is MGVFDLNTTQSIATRDAYGKTLAQLGADNKDIVVLDADLSKSTKTADFAKVFPERFINMGVAEQNLLGFSAGLAAAGKIPFASTFAIFATGRAFEIIRNSIAYPKLNVKIAATHAGISVGEDGASHQAIEDVAIMRSVPNMTVLVPADAEETSQVIKAAAAFRGPVYIRLGRLALPVLFDSEYQFEIGKANVIREGTDAAVIANGLMVVEALKAANELSADGIEITVVNCACVKPIDQDTIVQVAKNTGAVVTAEEHNIIGGLGSAVAEVLGETYPVPMRRVGVQDLFGESGRPDELLAKYHLKAQDIIAAVKDVMQRK
- the prfB gene encoding peptide chain release factor 2 (programmed frameshift), with protein sequence MLADWKKEIENLKLRLADLRVSLDVAGRHVKIGRLEEELNKPGFWDDPVSAQKIMQELAREKDKVALYEQLQTELEDTSTLWELAVEEDDTSLEEDIEKSVKGLQTRFSNLELEILLSGPYDQNNAIITLHAGAGGTEAQDWVQMLYRMYVRWGERRGFKVETLDLLPGDEAGIKSATFSLAGENAYGYAKSEKGVHRLVRISPFDASGRRHTSFASVDVIPEVTEDTEITIDSEDLKVDTYRSGGAGGQHVNKTDSAVRITHIPTGIIVQCQSERSQIQNRAYCMRVLQAKLLELKRKQQEEEISEVRGELNDIAWGSQIRSYVFHPYSMVKDHRTNYETGNVNSVMDGEIDDFVSAFLQQNISQNQ
- a CDS encoding transketolase, translated to MSELREIACGIRKDIISMLLKAKSGHPGGSLSAADILAVLYFKVMNVDPSRPDWPERDRFILSKGHAAPVLYAALAAKGYFPREELSSLRKTGHFLQGHPDMKKVPGVDMSTGSLGQGISAACGMALAGKLDQKDYRVYCLLGDGEMAEGLVWEAAMAAAHYQLDNLTAFLDCNGLQIDGKTENVMNSAPLDEKWRAFGWNVLEIDGHASEEIYSAIETAKGLQGKPTMIIAKTVKGKGVSFMENEAGWHGNAPNPEQAETALTELGGGK